From one Bordetella genomosp. 9 genomic stretch:
- a CDS encoding molybdopterin cofactor-binding domain-containing protein, protein MSPRDHVSAIDTSVDAPVAAPVETPVKTPAETPPAIAPATQPAPGAAPGPHGARPAGKTFGVNVPRVEDQALLTGTARFVDDISAPGMLHAAFVRSDNAHAAIRGIGTAAAASAPGVHAVLTLADLMPYLTSAELVTALPSPSFRMNLHRPVLASTEAAYVGEAIAVVIAEDRYLAEDAAALVEIDYEPLPAVADCRAALMEGAPTVHSSAPHNLVAEFDLAYGDVDAVFAAAPHIYGESLLQHRGGSHSIECRGVVARYDALDDVLTVWSSTQTPLPARQILCDLLGRGPDQVRVITPEVGGGFGPKLVFYPEEAVVAVAALMLRRPVKWIEDRREHFISTTQERDQIWDVEIAVDDDARILGVRGTLLHDHGAYNVRGTNVPYGAGAAMTLAYRVPAYRLDIKCVATNRVPVTPVRGAGQPQGVFAMERLLDRVARELNLDRAEVRRRNLVPAELMPYATPMKTRGGMQVVLDSGDFPRCQAMALDRADWNGFPARQAIARGQGKRLGIGLANSVEGTGRGPYEQIRVRITTQGTVQVESAAAAMGQSTRTMLTQIVAEQLGGDMDNVRVTAGDSRSSVQGFGGFNSRQAVMAGSSAHKAALALRRQVLEVAASVMRLPVQALDIEGRQVVARDTGATASLGDLARAAVGLPGFMMPGATPGLEATEQVIINDMAYGNATAVAEVEVDVETGEVTLRQIVFAHDCGRVIHPKIVEGQLLGGIAHGVGNALFEQMGYDENAQPVTTNLAEYLLVTATEMPSIALAHLESPTPLNELGVKGVGEAGVLPITAAVASAVDNALEGTGVHITRVPISPVDLLQALEAR, encoded by the coding sequence ATGAGCCCGCGCGATCATGTCAGCGCCATCGATACGTCCGTAGATGCGCCGGTTGCCGCACCCGTCGAAACGCCCGTCAAGACGCCCGCTGAAACCCCGCCGGCAATAGCGCCCGCCACGCAACCCGCCCCTGGCGCGGCGCCCGGCCCGCATGGCGCACGGCCCGCCGGCAAGACCTTCGGCGTCAACGTGCCGCGCGTGGAAGACCAGGCGCTGCTGACCGGCACCGCGCGCTTCGTCGACGACATCAGCGCGCCCGGCATGCTGCACGCGGCCTTCGTGCGCAGCGACAACGCGCACGCGGCGATACGCGGCATCGGCACGGCGGCCGCCGCGTCGGCGCCCGGCGTCCATGCCGTCCTGACGCTGGCCGACCTGATGCCTTACCTGACCAGCGCCGAGCTGGTGACGGCGCTGCCCAGCCCCAGCTTCCGCATGAACCTGCATCGTCCGGTGCTGGCATCGACCGAAGCCGCCTACGTCGGCGAAGCCATCGCCGTCGTCATCGCCGAAGACCGCTACCTGGCGGAAGACGCCGCCGCGCTGGTCGAAATCGACTACGAACCCTTGCCGGCCGTGGCCGATTGCCGCGCGGCGCTGATGGAAGGCGCGCCCACGGTGCACAGCAGCGCCCCGCACAACCTGGTGGCGGAGTTCGACCTCGCCTACGGCGACGTCGACGCCGTATTCGCCGCCGCCCCGCACATCTACGGCGAGTCGCTGCTGCAGCATCGCGGCGGCAGCCATTCCATCGAATGCCGCGGCGTGGTGGCGCGCTACGACGCGCTGGACGACGTGCTGACGGTATGGAGCTCCACACAAACGCCCTTGCCGGCCAGGCAGATCCTGTGCGACCTGCTGGGCCGTGGTCCGGACCAGGTGCGCGTCATCACGCCGGAGGTAGGCGGCGGCTTCGGACCCAAGCTGGTGTTCTATCCGGAGGAAGCCGTCGTGGCCGTCGCGGCGCTGATGCTGCGGCGTCCCGTCAAATGGATCGAGGACCGCCGCGAACACTTCATCTCGACCACGCAGGAACGCGACCAGATCTGGGACGTGGAGATCGCGGTCGACGACGACGCGCGGATCCTGGGCGTGCGCGGCACCCTGCTGCATGACCATGGCGCCTACAACGTGCGCGGCACCAACGTGCCGTATGGCGCGGGCGCGGCCATGACGCTGGCGTATCGCGTGCCGGCCTACAGGCTGGACATCAAATGCGTGGCGACCAACCGCGTCCCGGTGACGCCGGTGCGCGGCGCGGGCCAGCCCCAGGGCGTGTTCGCGATGGAGCGGCTGCTGGACCGCGTGGCGCGCGAGCTGAACCTGGACCGGGCCGAAGTACGCCGCCGCAACCTGGTGCCGGCGGAGCTGATGCCTTACGCCACGCCCATGAAGACACGCGGCGGCATGCAGGTGGTCCTGGACAGCGGCGATTTCCCACGCTGCCAGGCGATGGCGCTGGACCGGGCTGACTGGAACGGCTTCCCGGCGCGCCAGGCGATCGCGCGCGGACAGGGCAAGCGGCTGGGCATAGGGCTGGCCAATTCCGTGGAAGGCACGGGCCGTGGACCGTACGAGCAGATCCGCGTCAGGATCACCACGCAAGGCACGGTGCAGGTCGAATCCGCCGCGGCGGCGATGGGCCAGAGCACGCGCACGATGCTGACGCAGATCGTCGCGGAACAGTTGGGCGGCGACATGGACAACGTACGGGTGACGGCGGGCGATAGCCGCTCGTCCGTGCAGGGTTTCGGCGGCTTCAACAGCCGGCAGGCGGTCATGGCGGGCAGTTCGGCGCACAAGGCCGCGCTCGCGCTGCGCCGCCAGGTGCTCGAGGTCGCCGCGTCGGTGATGCGGCTGCCGGTGCAGGCGCTGGACATCGAAGGCCGGCAGGTCGTGGCGCGCGACACCGGCGCCACCGCCAGCCTGGGCGACCTGGCGCGCGCGGCGGTGGGATTGCCGGGCTTCATGATGCCGGGGGCGACACCGGGACTGGAAGCCACCGAGCAGGTGATCATCAACGACATGGCCTATGGCAACGCGACCGCGGTCGCCGAGGTCGAAGTCGACGTCGAGACCGGCGAGGTCACGCTGCGCCAGATCGTCTTCGCGCACGACTGCGGACGGGTGATCCATCCCAAGATCGTCGAAGGTCAGTTGCTCGGCGGAATCGCGCATGGCGTCGGCAACGCGCTGTTCGAACAGATGGGCTATGACGAAAACGCGCAACCGGTCACGACGAATCTCGCCGAATACCTGCTGGTGACCGCCACCGAAATGCCGTCCATCGCGCTGGCGCATCTCGAATCCCCCACGCCGCTCAACGAACTGGGCGTGAAAGGGGTAGGCGAAGCAGGGGTACTGCCGATCACGGCGGCCGTGGCGTCCGCCGTCGATAACGCATTGGAAGGCACGGGCGTGCACATCACACGGGTGCCGATTTCGCCGGTCGATCTGCTGCAAGCCCTGGAAGCGCGCTAG
- a CDS encoding (2Fe-2S)-binding protein encodes MKDWDETDDPRHDVVLNINGAEYPVRVESRKTLVDAIRDDCGQTGTHIGCEHGVCGACTVLVDGEPVRSCLMFAVQAQGSCIRTVEGLAQEPEFHPMQQAFMDHHALQCGFCTPGFLMLATGALERNPDISDDELLDVLSSNLCRCTGYQNILAAVRAARAAMAAHAASSGD; translated from the coding sequence ATGAAAGATTGGGACGAGACCGACGACCCTCGGCACGACGTGGTGCTGAACATCAATGGCGCCGAATATCCTGTGCGGGTGGAGTCCCGCAAGACCCTGGTGGACGCCATACGCGACGACTGCGGCCAGACGGGCACGCACATCGGCTGCGAGCACGGCGTATGCGGCGCCTGTACCGTGCTGGTCGACGGCGAGCCCGTGCGGTCCTGCCTGATGTTCGCCGTCCAGGCGCAAGGCAGCTGCATCCGCACGGTGGAAGGCCTGGCCCAAGAGCCGGAATTCCATCCCATGCAGCAGGCCTTCATGGATCATCACGCGCTGCAATGCGGTTTCTGCACGCCGGGCTTCCTGATGCTGGCGACGGGCGCGCTGGAGCGCAATCCCGACATCAGCGACGACGAACTGCTGGACGTACTGTCGTCGAACCTGTGCCGCTGCACCGGCTACCAGAACATCCTGGCCGCCGTACGGGCCGCCCGCGCCGCCATGGCGGCGCACGCCGCGTCTTCCGGAGACTGA
- a CDS encoding (2Fe-2S)-binding protein, producing the protein MTTAVNEQTRQIAVRVNGKEHAEEVRVRLTLADFLRHQLGLTGTHVGCEHGVCGACTVLMDGLSVRACLTLAVQADGHDITTIEGLACEGRLHPIQQAFKDEHGLQCGFCTPGMLTTLAELLNSNPHPTEAEIRVAISGNLCRCTGYDGIVKATLAAAARLRGEGAQA; encoded by the coding sequence ATGACTACTGCCGTCAACGAACAAACCCGCCAGATCGCCGTCCGCGTCAACGGCAAGGAACACGCGGAAGAGGTCCGCGTCCGCCTCACGCTCGCGGATTTCCTGCGCCACCAGCTGGGCCTGACCGGCACCCACGTCGGCTGCGAGCACGGCGTCTGCGGCGCCTGTACGGTGCTGATGGACGGCCTGTCCGTGCGCGCCTGCCTGACGCTGGCCGTGCAGGCCGACGGCCATGACATCACCACCATCGAAGGCCTGGCTTGCGAAGGCAGGCTGCATCCCATCCAGCAGGCTTTCAAGGACGAACACGGCCTGCAGTGCGGCTTCTGTACGCCGGGCATGCTGACCACGCTGGCCGAACTGCTGAACAGCAACCCGCACCCGACGGAAGCCGAGATCCGCGTGGCGATCTCGGGCAACCTGTGCCGCTGCACGGGCTACGACGGCATCGTCAAGGCCACGCTGGCCGCCGCCGCGCGGCTGCGCGGCGAAGGAGCGCAGGCATGA
- a CDS encoding FAD binding domain-containing protein: protein MKPSVFTYHDPRTVDDAVGLLGRLDNARPLAGGQSLMAMINMRFVQPDHLVDLNKVDELAGIHESADQIRIGAMTRQRDLEFSALIGARIPLMSEALLHVGHRQTRNRGTLGGSLCHLDPAAELVAVAAACDAVVEVAGPNGRRDIPFDAFPLGFMMPSVEADELVVGARFPLWPRGHGAAFFEFSRRHGDFAIVSAAALVALDGSGRIARSALVLGGVGAVPLRMADVENVLAGNVPSLELLRQASEQCRAVEALDDALVPATYRQSLAVVMARRALVTACTRAGAPIAEVRIPA from the coding sequence ATGAAGCCATCGGTTTTCACCTATCACGATCCCCGCACCGTCGACGATGCCGTCGGCCTGCTCGGGCGGCTGGATAACGCGCGGCCACTGGCCGGCGGCCAGTCGCTGATGGCGATGATCAATATGCGTTTCGTCCAGCCGGACCATCTGGTGGACCTGAACAAGGTCGACGAACTGGCCGGCATCCACGAATCCGCCGACCAGATCCGCATCGGCGCCATGACGCGCCAGCGCGACCTGGAATTTTCCGCGCTGATCGGCGCGCGCATCCCGCTGATGAGCGAAGCGCTGCTGCACGTCGGCCATCGGCAGACGCGCAACCGCGGCACGCTGGGCGGCTCGCTGTGCCACCTGGACCCGGCGGCCGAACTGGTCGCCGTCGCCGCCGCCTGTGATGCGGTGGTCGAAGTGGCCGGGCCCAATGGCCGCCGCGATATTCCCTTCGACGCCTTTCCGCTGGGCTTCATGATGCCATCGGTGGAAGCCGACGAGCTTGTCGTCGGCGCGCGCTTTCCGTTGTGGCCGCGCGGACACGGTGCCGCGTTCTTCGAGTTCTCGCGTCGGCACGGCGACTTTGCCATCGTGTCCGCCGCCGCCCTGGTGGCGCTGGATGGCAGTGGCCGCATCGCCCGCAGCGCGCTGGTATTGGGCGGCGTCGGCGCCGTGCCCTTGCGCATGGCCGATGTGGAAAACGTCCTGGCGGGCAACGTGCCATCCCTGGAACTGTTGCGCCAGGCATCCGAGCAATGCCGCGCCGTCGAGGCCCTGGACGATGCGCTGGTGCCGGCCACCTATCGCCAGAGCCTGGCGGTGGTCATGGCGCGCCGCGCGCTGGTCACCGCCTGTACGCGCGCCGGCGCGCCCATCGCCGAAGTTCGCATCCCCGCATGA
- a CDS encoding tripartite tricarboxylate transporter substrate binding protein translates to MMQRHHIRALGRAAPALAAALCTALALGSGAAAAAYPDHQITLVVPYAPGGGVDSVGRILSRGLAKELNQSVVVENRPGAGATVGAGYVKRAAADGYTVMVVDPALIINPSLMPNLPYEPLRDFKAVSMLTVSPLMLSVTNSLPAKSVAELQALAKSGGQGLSFASAGIGTTPHMAGELFKLKTQGNFIHVPYKGSGPAMTDLISGQVQFSFSTIAAASPFVTTGKIRALATTGDKRSPDWPQLPTVAETVPGFKVLFWTGLFVPAQTPADVVAKLNAAVAKVWQGEEAQEALKKIGETPAPVMTSAQSQDFVQAESKMWATVVKDANIKVD, encoded by the coding sequence ATGATGCAACGACACCACATCCGCGCCCTCGGGCGCGCCGCACCGGCATTGGCCGCCGCGCTCTGCACGGCCCTGGCGCTGGGCTCGGGCGCCGCCGCGGCCGCCTATCCCGACCATCAGATCACCCTGGTCGTGCCATACGCCCCCGGCGGCGGTGTCGATTCCGTCGGGCGTATCCTCAGCCGCGGGCTGGCCAAGGAATTGAACCAATCCGTGGTGGTGGAAAACCGCCCCGGCGCGGGGGCCACGGTGGGCGCCGGCTACGTCAAGCGCGCCGCCGCCGACGGCTATACGGTCATGGTCGTCGACCCCGCGCTGATCATCAATCCCAGCCTGATGCCCAATCTGCCTTACGAGCCCCTGCGGGACTTCAAGGCGGTATCCATGCTGACGGTCTCTCCCTTGATGCTGTCGGTCACCAACAGCCTCCCCGCCAAGAGCGTCGCCGAGCTGCAAGCCCTGGCGAAATCGGGCGGGCAAGGATTGAGCTTCGCGTCCGCCGGCATCGGCACCACGCCGCACATGGCGGGCGAACTGTTCAAGCTCAAGACGCAGGGCAACTTCATCCACGTGCCCTATAAAGGTTCGGGCCCGGCCATGACGGACCTGATCTCCGGCCAGGTGCAGTTTTCCTTCTCCACCATCGCGGCGGCTTCGCCCTTCGTGACCACGGGCAAGATCCGCGCGCTGGCGACCACGGGCGACAAGCGCAGCCCGGACTGGCCGCAACTGCCGACGGTGGCCGAAACCGTCCCTGGATTCAAGGTGCTATTCTGGACCGGCCTGTTCGTGCCCGCGCAGACGCCCGCCGACGTCGTGGCCAAACTGAACGCCGCCGTCGCCAAGGTCTGGCAGGGCGAGGAAGCGCAGGAAGCCCTGAAGAAGATAGGCGAAACACCCGCGCCCGTCATGACGTCGGCGCAGAGCCAGGACTTCGTCCAGGCGGAAAGCAAGATGTGGGCGACGGTGGTCAAGGACGCCAATATCAAGGTCGACTGA
- a CDS encoding xanthine dehydrogenase family protein molybdopterin-binding subunit, producing MSAHVYDEPRVDAPATGERIVGRSVSRLEDPPLVRGEACFAGDVNFPRQLHMRVVRAQTAHGRIVAIDTTAAVALRGVVAAWTGADVADIPPIPFRATKVTGLEPYCQPILAQQRVRYVGEPVAVVFADSPYVAEDAADLVDVQIEPLPPILAAHDEPGEFLPGLNTEPTVIRKGYGDVAAAFAAAHAVVALDLSVGRHSGVPLECRGAVARYDAARDILEMYGAAKKSHWNRDEMAKMLGRSPSSFHLYEGHVGGGFGVRGEIYPEDVLVCLAALRLRRAVKWIEDRRENLMATNHSREQRHQVEAAVDADGRILGIRNTFFHAQGAYTRTHGARVADMSAGLLLGPYRVPAYQVAGHYRLVNKTPAATYRSPGRYETTFVRERLMDAIAQRVGIDPVEARRRNLIKADEMPYARPLDALGTDVVLDSGDYDGLIDKTLARLDWPRLREDLARRRASGQCVGLGLAMFVEKSGLGPSDMVRLTVDVSGAIELVTGAGSVGQGMETALAQICAQELGVDYRRVRVIHGRTDLIEFGNGAHASRVTVMSGSATQIAARKVRAKALDVAAKLLDATPADLTMADGRIRRADDAQGRGIGLDEVARYLHPGSRTSDGHEPGLSAEGWFYSDHMNYPYGVHAAQVCIDADTGQVRLEKYLVAYDVGRAVNPMLIEGQIVGGLAQGIGGALFEEFTYDADGQPLSTTFADYVMVTAHEMPPVDVLITEDAPSPLNPMGLKGAGEGGTNAAGAAIAAAVDDALGAPGFVTRLPIKPLDVRRHIAAREAARMLRSERQPI from the coding sequence ATGAGCGCCCACGTATACGATGAGCCCCGCGTCGATGCGCCTGCGACCGGCGAACGCATCGTCGGCCGTTCGGTCTCGCGCCTGGAAGACCCCCCGCTGGTGCGCGGCGAAGCCTGCTTCGCCGGCGACGTGAACTTTCCACGCCAGCTGCATATGCGGGTGGTGCGCGCGCAGACCGCGCATGGCCGCATCGTCGCCATCGATACCACGGCCGCCGTGGCGCTGCGCGGCGTGGTCGCGGCCTGGACGGGCGCCGACGTGGCGGATATCCCGCCGATTCCTTTTCGCGCCACCAAGGTCACGGGCCTGGAGCCCTATTGCCAGCCCATCCTGGCGCAGCAGCGCGTGCGCTACGTGGGCGAACCCGTCGCCGTCGTCTTCGCCGACAGCCCTTACGTCGCGGAAGACGCGGCGGACCTGGTGGACGTCCAGATCGAGCCGCTGCCGCCCATCCTGGCCGCGCATGACGAACCGGGCGAATTCCTGCCGGGCCTGAATACGGAACCCACCGTCATCCGCAAGGGCTATGGCGACGTCGCCGCCGCCTTCGCCGCCGCGCATGCGGTCGTCGCGCTGGATCTTTCGGTGGGCCGCCATTCCGGCGTGCCGCTGGAATGCCGCGGCGCCGTGGCGCGCTACGACGCCGCCCGCGACATCCTGGAAATGTACGGGGCCGCCAAGAAATCGCACTGGAATCGCGATGAAATGGCCAAGATGCTGGGCCGCAGCCCCAGCAGTTTCCATCTGTACGAAGGCCACGTCGGCGGCGGCTTCGGCGTGCGCGGCGAAATCTATCCCGAAGACGTGCTGGTCTGCCTGGCCGCGCTGCGCCTGCGCCGGGCCGTGAAGTGGATCGAAGACCGCCGCGAAAACCTGATGGCGACCAACCATTCGCGCGAGCAGCGCCATCAGGTCGAAGCCGCCGTCGACGCGGACGGCCGCATACTCGGCATACGCAATACTTTCTTCCACGCGCAGGGCGCCTATACGCGCACGCACGGCGCGCGCGTCGCCGACATGTCGGCCGGCCTGCTGCTGGGGCCCTACCGCGTGCCCGCCTATCAGGTCGCGGGCCACTATCGCCTGGTCAACAAAACGCCCGCCGCCACCTATCGCTCGCCGGGCCGCTACGAAACCACCTTCGTACGCGAACGCCTGATGGACGCGATCGCGCAGCGCGTCGGCATCGATCCGGTCGAAGCGCGCCGCCGCAACCTGATCAAGGCCGACGAAATGCCTTACGCGCGCCCGCTGGACGCGCTGGGTACCGACGTGGTGCTGGATTCCGGCGACTACGATGGCCTGATCGACAAGACGCTGGCGCGGCTGGATTGGCCCCGCCTGCGCGAAGACCTGGCGCGCCGCCGCGCGAGCGGCCAATGCGTGGGCCTGGGCCTGGCGATGTTCGTCGAGAAATCCGGCCTGGGTCCTTCCGACATGGTGCGGCTGACGGTGGACGTCAGCGGCGCGATCGAGCTGGTCACCGGCGCGGGTTCGGTCGGCCAGGGCATGGAAACCGCGCTGGCGCAGATCTGCGCGCAGGAACTGGGCGTGGACTATCGCCGCGTGCGCGTGATCCACGGGCGCACCGACCTGATCGAATTCGGCAACGGCGCGCACGCGTCCCGGGTCACCGTAATGTCCGGCTCGGCGACGCAGATCGCCGCGCGCAAGGTACGCGCCAAGGCCCTGGATGTCGCCGCCAAGTTGCTGGACGCCACGCCGGCCGACCTGACGATGGCGGACGGCCGCATCCGCCGCGCCGACGACGCGCAGGGCCGCGGCATCGGCCTGGACGAAGTCGCGCGCTATCTGCATCCCGGCTCGCGCACCAGCGACGGCCACGAGCCGGGCCTGTCCGCCGAAGGCTGGTTCTACAGCGACCACATGAACTATCCCTATGGCGTGCATGCCGCGCAGGTGTGCATCGACGCCGACACCGGCCAGGTGCGCCTGGAAAAATACCTGGTGGCCTACGACGTGGGCCGCGCGGTCAACCCCATGCTGATCGAAGGCCAGATCGTCGGCGGTTTGGCGCAAGGCATAGGCGGTGCGCTCTTCGAGGAATTCACCTACGACGCGGACGGCCAGCCCCTGTCGACCACCTTCGCGGATTACGTCATGGTCACCGCGCATGAAATGCCGCCGGTCGACGTGCTGATCACGGAAGACGCGCCCAGCCCGCTCAATCCCATGGGCTTGAAGGGCGCGGGAGAGGGCGGCACCAACGCGGCCGGCGCCGCCATCGCCGCGGCCGTGGACGACGCCCTGGGCGCGCCGGGCTTCGTGACGCGCCTGCCGATCAAGCCGCTGGACGTGCGCCGGCATATCGCGGCGCGCGAGGCGGCGCGCATGCTGCGGTCCGAGCGCCAGCCGATCTGA
- a CDS encoding polysaccharide deacetylase family protein yields the protein MLLPSHDRYPYRAIGARKDYSWPEGKRIAMHIGLNIEIFAFGTGLSHNLTVPLPAPDQRAFAWTDYGNRIGVWRILDMLDELGLPASHLCNTEIFKYCPELIAPIKARGDEFIGHGRTNAERHGTMWEADEARFLAEVRDAILEHTGQEVRGWMAPWMSHSRHTPDLLQEAGYKFLMDWPADDQPIWMKTRGGRIMSVPYPLELNDSPQMLVRHHTPDQFSQMIIDQFEEMLDQSAKQPLVFGVALHTMVTGQPYRLRAMRRALKYIAEHPRRNEVWFTRPGAIYDHCLNLPEGTM from the coding sequence ATGCTGCTGCCTTCCCATGATCGCTATCCCTATCGCGCCATCGGCGCGCGCAAAGACTACAGCTGGCCCGAAGGCAAGCGCATCGCGATGCACATCGGCTTGAACATCGAGATCTTCGCCTTCGGCACGGGGCTCAGCCACAACCTGACCGTGCCGCTGCCGGCGCCCGACCAGCGCGCCTTCGCCTGGACCGATTATGGCAACCGTATCGGCGTCTGGCGCATCCTGGACATGCTGGACGAACTGGGACTGCCCGCCTCGCACCTGTGCAACACCGAGATCTTCAAATACTGCCCGGAACTTATCGCGCCGATCAAGGCGCGCGGCGACGAGTTCATCGGCCATGGCCGCACCAATGCCGAACGCCACGGCACCATGTGGGAAGCGGACGAAGCCCGCTTCCTGGCCGAGGTGCGCGACGCCATCCTCGAGCATACCGGCCAGGAAGTGCGCGGCTGGATGGCGCCCTGGATGTCGCATAGCCGCCATACGCCCGACCTGCTGCAGGAAGCCGGCTACAAGTTCCTGATGGACTGGCCCGCCGACGACCAGCCCATCTGGATGAAGACCCGCGGCGGCCGCATCATGTCGGTGCCCTATCCGCTGGAGCTCAACGACTCTCCGCAGATGCTGGTGCGGCATCACACGCCGGACCAGTTCAGCCAGATGATCATCGACCAGTTCGAAGAAATGCTGGACCAGAGCGCCAAGCAGCCGCTGGTCTTCGGCGTCGCGCTGCACACCATGGTCACCGGCCAGCCCTATCGCCTGCGCGCCATGCGGCGCGCGCTGAAGTACATCGCCGAGCACCCGCGCCGCAACGAAGTCTGGTTCACGCGGCCGGGCGCGATCTACGACCATTGCCTGAATCTGCCCGAAGGAACGATGTAG
- a CDS encoding Bug family tripartite tricarboxylate transporter substrate binding protein, whose product MSATPHRRPATGGITLPNSIAKARRLAGHARRMLSLSSLVLAGAIAAVAPVAPAHAAFPDRPITIVVPYPVGGATDTLARSIGQRISETMKQSVVVENRTGGSGLIGMSVVSHAPADGYTILFGCTTDSAIFKAASKAPPSVNLRDDFAAVAGVALAPHILVVPAKSAPQNLQQLIELFKREPGKHNFASIGIGTLSHLEGELLMITTGVQITHVPYRGGSQALMDLISGNSSMMFLSAPAAVPHMKSGAVRVLAVAGDHRLPMLPDVPTITEAGVKNFSAENLFGFYAPKNTPPDVVAALSKAIESALQRPDLKTMLESQGLEVQYTTPAEFTDRTVKNFASFDAIVKKANVSLD is encoded by the coding sequence ATGTCCGCCACGCCTCATCGCCGGCCCGCCACCGGCGGCATCACCCTTCCGAATAGCATCGCCAAAGCGCGGCGCCTGGCTGGCCACGCCCGCCGCATGCTGTCGTTGAGTTCATTGGTCCTGGCTGGCGCGATTGCCGCCGTGGCGCCGGTCGCGCCGGCGCATGCCGCCTTTCCCGACCGGCCGATCACCATCGTCGTGCCGTATCCGGTCGGCGGCGCGACCGACACGCTGGCCCGCAGCATCGGGCAGCGGATCTCGGAAACGATGAAGCAATCCGTCGTGGTGGAAAACCGCACCGGCGGCAGCGGACTCATCGGGATGTCGGTGGTGTCGCACGCGCCGGCGGACGGCTACACCATCCTGTTCGGCTGCACCACCGATTCGGCGATCTTCAAGGCCGCGTCCAAGGCGCCGCCATCGGTGAACCTGCGCGACGATTTCGCCGCCGTGGCGGGCGTGGCGCTGGCGCCGCACATCCTGGTGGTGCCGGCGAAGTCCGCGCCGCAGAACCTGCAGCAGCTGATCGAGCTGTTCAAGCGCGAGCCCGGCAAGCACAACTTCGCATCGATCGGCATCGGCACCTTGTCGCATCTGGAAGGCGAGCTGCTGATGATCACCACCGGTGTGCAGATCACGCACGTACCCTATCGCGGCGGATCGCAGGCCTTGATGGACCTGATCTCCGGAAACTCCAGCATGATGTTCCTGAGCGCGCCCGCGGCGGTACCGCATATGAAGAGCGGCGCCGTCCGCGTGCTGGCGGTGGCCGGCGACCATCGCCTGCCCATGCTGCCCGACGTGCCCACCATCACCGAGGCCGGCGTGAAGAACTTCAGCGCGGAAAACCTGTTCGGCTTCTACGCGCCGAAGAATACGCCGCCGGACGTGGTCGCTGCGCTTTCCAAGGCCATCGAGTCGGCGCTGCAGCGTCCCGACCTGAAGACGATGCTGGAATCGCAGGGGCTGGAAGTGCAGTACACGACGCCCGCCGAATTCACCGATCGCACGGTGAAGAATTTCGCCAGCTTCGACGCGATCGTGAAGAAGGCGAACGTGTCGCTGGACTAG
- a CDS encoding FAD binding domain-containing protein, whose protein sequence is MKPSRFVHYEPTSVDQAVMILADVCEQDGRVLAGGQTLVPAMALRLARPAYLVDINRIEELRSLAVHEGRLRIGACVRHADFHQAPEPGPLGRLLATVVHHIAHLPIRTRGTFCGSIANADPASEWCLVAATLDAVLEARSLRGTRHIDAIDFFHGYMATALAPDELLVSASLPVLAMDTRFGFHEYSRRAGDFAQAMALATYEIRDGLMRNVRIGVGGVEDRPRRMQAAQACLEGEAPDSDTFARAAEAAAVECEPTDAGDDERAYRRDLVRAVVRRALAQAHAATAASQA, encoded by the coding sequence ATGAAACCGAGCAGATTCGTGCACTACGAGCCGACCTCCGTGGACCAGGCGGTGATGATCCTGGCCGACGTCTGCGAGCAGGACGGCCGGGTCCTGGCCGGCGGCCAGACCCTGGTCCCCGCCATGGCGCTGCGCCTGGCGCGTCCGGCGTATCTGGTGGACATCAACCGCATAGAAGAACTGCGCAGCCTGGCCGTCCACGAAGGCCGGCTGCGCATCGGCGCCTGCGTGCGCCATGCCGATTTCCACCAGGCGCCGGAGCCCGGGCCGCTGGGCCGTCTGCTGGCCACGGTGGTGCACCATATCGCCCACCTGCCGATACGCACGCGCGGCACGTTCTGCGGCAGCATCGCCAACGCCGATCCCGCGTCCGAATGGTGCCTGGTGGCGGCCACGCTGGATGCGGTGCTGGAAGCCCGCAGCCTGCGCGGCACGCGGCACATCGACGCGATCGACTTCTTCCACGGCTATATGGCGACCGCGCTGGCGCCGGACGAGTTGCTGGTCAGCGCCAGCCTGCCGGTGCTGGCCATGGACACGCGTTTCGGCTTCCATGAATACAGCCGGCGCGCCGGCGACTTCGCGCAGGCCATGGCGCTGGCCACCTATGAAATCCGCGACGGACTGATGCGCAATGTGCGCATCGGCGTGGGCGGCGTGGAAGACCGGCCGCGGCGCATGCAGGCGGCGCAGGCCTGCCTGGAAGGTGAAGCGCCGGACAGCGACACGTTCGCGCGCGCCGCCGAAGCCGCGGCGGTGGAGTGCGAGCCCACCGACGCCGGCGACGACGAACGCGCCTATCGCCGCGACCTCGTACGCGCCGTCGTGCGCCGTGCGCTGGCGCAGGCGCACGCCGCCACGGCCGCATCGCAGGCATAG